A single window of Acetohalobium arabaticum DSM 5501 DNA harbors:
- a CDS encoding AAA family ATPase, which translates to MNIAVAGKGGTGKTTFTALMIRALIKNDERPILAVDADANANLNEALGMEVQAKITRVLEEFKDKKDEIPPGMDKINYMELQLSSALSEEKDVDLLVMGGPTGSGCYCYPNDLLKKFIDKLNDNYPYMVMDNEAGLEHLSRRTTQDIDALYVISDASARGIRSAGRVKEIVDDLDLKVDQIYLVVTKTTGNELEILQDEIDKTGLEVIGTVPRDEEILEYDLHGKPLIDLPDESAVVESVEKIVEKTVLAD; encoded by the coding sequence GTGAATATAGCGGTAGCAGGGAAAGGTGGGACAGGAAAAACTACCTTTACTGCTTTAATGATTAGAGCATTAATCAAGAATGATGAACGGCCTATTTTGGCTGTAGATGCTGATGCCAATGCTAATTTAAATGAAGCATTAGGTATGGAAGTCCAGGCTAAGATAACCAGGGTTTTAGAGGAATTTAAAGATAAAAAGGATGAGATTCCACCGGGAATGGATAAGATCAATTATATGGAACTCCAATTAAGCAGTGCTTTATCTGAAGAGAAGGATGTAGACTTACTGGTAATGGGAGGTCCAACAGGATCTGGGTGTTACTGTTATCCTAACGATCTGTTAAAGAAATTTATAGATAAGTTAAATGATAATTATCCTTATATGGTAATGGATAATGAAGCGGGACTGGAACATTTAAGCCGTAGGACTACTCAGGATATAGATGCTTTATATGTTATCAGTGATGCTAGTGCCCGGGGGATTAGATCTGCTGGTAGAGTAAAAGAAATCGTGGATGATCTGGATTTGAAGGTAGATCAAATATATTTAGTTGTTACCAAGACAACAGGGAATGAGCTTGAAATCTTACAGGATGAGATAGATAAAACCGGGTTAGAAGTTATTGGTACAGTTCCCCGGGATGAAGAGATTCTTGAGTATGATTTGCATGGTAAGCCTTTGATAGATTTACCTGATGAGTCTGCAGTTGTAGAGTCTGTGGAGAAGATTGTAGAAAAGACAGTATTGGCTGATTAA
- a CDS encoding ASKHA domain-containing protein, whose product MPVINFLLDSEKIEFTCDSGTNLMEAVVEAGIELKAVCGGAGSCGKCQVIVKEGEVNQLAQGSLSPDKLKQGYVLACQTEVIEDVRIEIPPESRLSEHQIFVAEEAEDEELLTEKEIQIAEKIELDPLYKRVDLELDEPTLVNNASDLDRLYTGLNQRHDWPGLTTSLSVMEDLASHLRDNNWQTQVSLALANDNYEVSELNAPDYEQPDYGIAVDIGTTTMVLELINLETGESVATSGLYNKQGRYGDDVIGRINYAKQNDDGLDKLHQAVIDTINELIDDVVNKESIDYADIKTAVFAGNTTMSHLFLGIDPNNIRLEPYIPTVNFIPPLQAEELGIKIKEEGWIHYLPGVSSFVGGDITSGVLATEIGKREEITLFIDIGTNGELVLGNQDWLITCSCSAGPAFEGGGIEYGMRAMSGAIEFFEIDEDTYEIKYSTINARPPIGVCGSGLIKLIATLNEVGIINRSGKFESDFEHERLREREYETEFVLVWEEQAGIDEDIVITENDIKNLLRSKGAIYAGIRMMLQNMSLTEDFIEEVLVAGGFGNYINIDDAKKIGLLPDLPNDKFKFVGNTSLKGAKMSLLSKEKFDQVNEIANKMTYLELSAEDQSQEFMDEFVSAQFIPHTDLSLFPSVTETNSDD is encoded by the coding sequence ATGCCAGTAATTAATTTTTTGCTAGACTCAGAAAAAATAGAGTTCACCTGTGATTCAGGGACTAACCTGATGGAAGCAGTGGTGGAAGCAGGAATTGAACTTAAGGCAGTCTGTGGTGGAGCTGGTAGTTGCGGTAAGTGTCAGGTAATTGTTAAAGAAGGAGAAGTTAATCAACTTGCTCAGGGGAGTCTGTCCCCTGACAAGTTGAAACAAGGTTATGTCCTGGCGTGCCAGACAGAAGTGATTGAAGATGTAAGGATTGAAATTCCACCAGAGTCTCGTTTAAGTGAACATCAGATTTTTGTAGCTGAAGAAGCAGAAGATGAAGAGTTATTAACTGAAAAAGAAATACAGATTGCTGAAAAAATAGAGTTAGACCCGCTTTATAAGCGAGTAGATTTAGAGTTGGATGAACCAACATTAGTTAATAATGCTAGTGATTTAGATAGGTTATATACTGGACTTAATCAGAGGCATGACTGGCCTGGTTTAACAACTTCATTATCTGTAATGGAGGATTTAGCTTCACATTTAAGGGATAATAATTGGCAAACACAGGTTTCTCTGGCGTTAGCTAATGATAATTATGAAGTATCAGAGTTGAATGCTCCAGATTATGAACAGCCTGATTATGGTATTGCAGTTGATATTGGAACAACAACAATGGTTTTAGAATTAATTAATTTGGAAACAGGTGAATCAGTAGCAACTAGCGGTCTTTATAATAAACAGGGAAGATATGGTGATGATGTAATAGGTAGAATCAATTATGCAAAACAGAATGATGATGGTTTAGATAAACTTCATCAGGCTGTAATTGATACTATTAATGAATTAATTGATGATGTGGTTAACAAAGAAAGTATTGATTATGCAGATATAAAGACAGCTGTGTTTGCTGGTAATACAACCATGAGTCATCTCTTTTTAGGGATTGACCCGAATAATATTCGCCTGGAACCTTATATTCCAACTGTTAACTTTATTCCGCCTCTACAGGCTGAAGAATTAGGTATCAAGATTAAGGAAGAAGGTTGGATTCATTATCTTCCGGGAGTGAGTAGCTTTGTTGGTGGAGATATCACTTCTGGAGTTTTAGCAACAGAAATAGGTAAACGAGAAGAAATAACATTATTTATTGATATTGGTACTAATGGCGAATTAGTATTGGGTAATCAGGATTGGTTAATTACCTGCTCTTGTTCAGCAGGACCTGCTTTTGAAGGCGGAGGAATAGAGTATGGTATGAGAGCTATGAGCGGAGCAATTGAGTTTTTTGAGATAGATGAAGATACGTATGAAATAAAGTATAGTACTATTAATGCTCGTCCGCCGATTGGAGTCTGTGGTTCCGGATTAATTAAATTGATTGCTACTTTGAATGAAGTAGGAATCATTAATCGTTCTGGTAAGTTTGAATCTGATTTTGAACATGAGCGATTAAGAGAGAGAGAATATGAAACAGAATTTGTATTAGTCTGGGAAGAACAAGCAGGAATAGATGAGGATATAGTTATTACAGAAAATGATATCAAGAACCTACTGCGCTCCAAAGGAGCAATCTATGCTGGGATTAGAATGATGTTACAGAATATGTCACTGACAGAGGACTTTATTGAAGAAGTATTAGTTGCAGGTGGATTTGGTAATTACATTAATATAGATGATGCCAAGAAGATTGGTTTATTACCTGATTTGCCGAATGATAAATTTAAATTTGTAGGAAATACTTCTTTAAAAGGAGCAAAGATGAGTCTATTATCCAAAGAAAAATTTGATCAGGTTAATGAGATTGCTAATAAGATGACTTATCTGGAACTGAGTGCGGAAGATCAAAGCCAAGAGTTTATGGATGAATTTGTTTCAGCTCAGTTCATTCCCCATACTGATCTAAGTCTCTTTCCATCTGTTACAGAGACTAACAGTGATGATTAA